From Ramlibacter tataouinensis, the proteins below share one genomic window:
- a CDS encoding OmpA family protein, producing the protein MAVNLVELISSAITPDTVQGLSKVLGERDSAVQAGIGALVPALLGGMASKASTPSGAANLLSLINGPEVDAGLPGIIGNMLSSGDSSALLQQGSSLLGGLFGSDKTSNIASALAGMTGMKMGSATNLLAMLVPLILGVLKRFFGEKRMGAGDVAGLFAGQKNFLDGKLDPRLTSAMGLGSPSSLLSGLGDTAAGVARGAAATTARASAATAATASAAVASTSGSRRWMPWALAAVVAAVLLSMLPRFGGDKASAPAVATAPSTSTGSAGLATPAPAVDPPTAAAPSTTAMGAAPASLPAKIYFETGKSELGPDSTTLIQSVASALKANPSAKVDLTGFTDKTGDTAANEALAKKRAGAVKSALESAGVAPDRVGMKEPMFVEIGAAGSDAEARRVDIAAAK; encoded by the coding sequence ATGGCCGTCAATCTCGTCGAACTGATTTCCAGCGCCATCACGCCCGATACCGTCCAGGGCCTTTCGAAGGTGCTGGGGGAGCGTGATTCCGCCGTGCAGGCGGGGATCGGCGCCTTGGTGCCCGCCTTGCTGGGTGGCATGGCTTCCAAGGCCTCCACGCCCTCCGGCGCAGCCAACCTGCTGTCCTTGATCAATGGTCCCGAGGTGGACGCAGGGTTGCCGGGAATCATCGGGAACATGTTGAGCTCGGGCGACTCGAGTGCCCTGCTGCAGCAAGGCAGCAGCCTTTTGGGCGGCCTGTTCGGATCGGACAAGACCTCGAACATCGCCAGTGCCCTTGCCGGCATGACCGGCATGAAGATGGGCAGTGCGACCAATCTGCTGGCAATGTTGGTTCCGCTCATCCTGGGCGTGTTGAAGCGCTTCTTTGGCGAGAAGCGCATGGGCGCCGGCGACGTGGCTGGGCTGTTCGCCGGCCAGAAGAACTTCCTCGATGGCAAGCTCGATCCGCGCCTGACATCGGCGATGGGGCTCGGCTCGCCATCCAGCCTGCTCTCCGGCCTGGGCGACACCGCCGCCGGCGTGGCGCGCGGCGCGGCGGCGACGACGGCGCGCGCATCGGCGGCCACGGCCGCCACCGCCTCGGCCGCGGTGGCGTCCACTTCGGGATCCAGGCGCTGGATGCCCTGGGCGCTGGCGGCCGTCGTCGCGGCGGTGCTGCTGTCGATGCTTCCTCGCTTCGGCGGTGACAAGGCTTCGGCGCCGGCCGTCGCGACGGCGCCGTCAACCTCGACCGGGTCGGCGGGCCTGGCAACGCCGGCACCGGCGGTCGATCCTCCGACCGCAGCAGCGCCGTCGACGACCGCCATGGGCGCGGCGCCTGCGAGCTTGCCCGCCAAGATCTACTTCGAGACCGGCAAGTCGGAGCTCGGTCCCGACAGCACGACGCTCATCCAGTCCGTGGCCAGTGCGCTGAAGGCCAACCCCTCGGCCAAGGTCGACCTGACGGGCTTCACCGACAAGACCGGCGACACCGCCGCCAACGAGGCACTGGCGAAGAAGCGCGCCGGTGCCGTGAAGTCTGCGCTCGAGTCGGCCGGCGTGGCCCCCGACCGTGTGGGCATGAAGGAGCCGATGTTCGTCGAGATCGGCGCTGCGGGCTCTGATGCCGAAGCGCGCCGGGTGGATATCGCGGCAGCGAAGTAA
- the tadA gene encoding tRNA adenosine(34) deaminase TadA, with translation MNDQAFMALALEQAREAAAAGEVPVGAVLVREGEVIAAGRNAPVGDSDPTAHAEIVALRAAARAIGNYRLDGCTLYVTLEPCAMCAGAMMHARLARVVYGASDPKTGAAGSVVDLFAQRRLNHHTEVEGGVMGDACGSLLADFFKGRRMEDRATGQPLREDAVRTPEDRFAGLPGYPWEARYLNDLPALAGLRMHYLDEGPRDAPLTWLCLHGNPAWSYLYRKMIPVFTEAGHRVVAPDMIGFGKSDKPKKDAAHAFSWHRQVLLEFVERLDLRHVVLVVQDWGGLLGLTLPMAAPARYHGLLVMNTALGTGDAPLSPGFLAWREMCAKNPEFDVARLFGRGNPQMSAAECLAYNAPFPDRGHRAALRAFPPMVPESPQADGAAVSRQAREFWQRDWSGRSLMAIGAQDPVLGAPVMQALRQVIRGCPEPMVLEQAGHFVQEHGEQIARAAVGYFRP, from the coding sequence GTGAACGACCAGGCCTTCATGGCCCTCGCGCTGGAACAGGCGCGGGAAGCCGCGGCAGCCGGCGAAGTGCCCGTGGGCGCCGTGCTGGTCCGGGAAGGCGAGGTGATCGCGGCGGGCCGCAACGCGCCCGTCGGCGACAGCGATCCCACGGCGCACGCCGAGATCGTGGCGCTGCGCGCCGCCGCCCGCGCCATCGGCAACTACCGGCTCGACGGCTGCACGCTCTACGTGACGCTTGAGCCCTGCGCGATGTGCGCCGGTGCGATGATGCACGCACGGCTCGCACGCGTGGTGTATGGCGCGTCCGACCCCAAGACCGGCGCCGCCGGCTCGGTGGTGGACCTGTTCGCGCAGCGGCGGCTCAACCACCACACCGAGGTCGAAGGCGGGGTGATGGGCGACGCCTGCGGCAGCCTGCTGGCCGATTTCTTCAAAGGACGACGCATGGAAGATCGAGCCACGGGCCAGCCGCTGCGCGAAGACGCGGTGCGCACCCCCGAGGACCGCTTTGCCGGCTTGCCGGGATACCCCTGGGAGGCCCGCTACCTGAACGACCTGCCGGCGCTGGCCGGGCTGCGCATGCACTACCTGGACGAAGGTCCGCGCGATGCGCCCCTGACCTGGCTGTGCCTGCACGGCAACCCCGCCTGGAGCTACCTGTACCGCAAGATGATCCCGGTCTTCACGGAAGCCGGACATCGCGTGGTGGCCCCGGACATGATCGGTTTCGGCAAGAGCGACAAACCCAAGAAGGATGCGGCGCACGCCTTCAGCTGGCACCGGCAGGTGCTGCTCGAGTTCGTGGAGCGGCTGGACCTGCGCCATGTGGTGCTGGTGGTGCAGGACTGGGGCGGGCTGCTGGGGCTGACACTGCCCATGGCGGCGCCGGCGCGCTACCACGGCCTGCTGGTGATGAATACGGCGCTGGGCACGGGCGATGCGCCGCTCAGTCCCGGCTTCCTGGCCTGGCGTGAGATGTGCGCCAAGAACCCCGAATTCGACGTCGCGCGCCTGTTCGGGCGCGGCAATCCGCAGATGAGCGCCGCCGAGTGCCTCGCCTACAACGCGCCGTTCCCGGACCGCGGGCATCGCGCCGCCTTGCGCGCCTTCCCGCCCATGGTGCCCGAGTCGCCGCAAGCCGATGGCGCCGCGGTGTCGCGCCAGGCGCGCGAGTTCTGGCAGAGGGACTGGAGCGGCCGCAGCCTGATGGCCATCGGCGCGCAGGACCCGGTGCTGGGCGCGCCCGTCATGCAGGCCTTGCGGCAGGTGATTCGCGGATGCCCCGAGCCCATGGTCCTGGAGCAGGCCGGGCACTTCGTGCAGGAGCACGGCGAGCAGATCGCGCGCGCGGCGGTGGGATACTTCCGCCCGTGA
- the guaB gene encoding IMP dehydrogenase — MRLLGKALTFDDVLLVPAFSQVLPKDTSLATRLSRNISLNLPLVSAAMDTVTEARLAIAIAQEGGMGIVHKNLTAKQQAAEVARVKRYESGVLRDPVVITPSHSVRQVLDLSEQLGISGFPVIDAGKVVGIVTGRDLRFETRYEVPVSQIMTPREKLVTVREGTSPAEAKALLNKHKLERLLVINDAFELKGLITVKDITKQTSFPNAARDAAGRLRVGAAVGVGEGTEERVEALVKAGVDAIVVDTAHGHSKGVIERVRWVKRNYPDVDVIGGNIATGGAARALVEAGADAVKVGIGPGSICTTRIVAGVGVPQVTAIDNVATALAGTGVPLIADGGVRYSGDIAKAIAAGASTVMMGGMFAGTEEAPGEIVLYQGRSYKSYRGMGSIGAMQQGSADRYFQEATSGNPNADKLVPEGIEGRVPYKGSLVTIVFQLAGGVRAAMGYCGCATIEDMRSTAEFVQITAAGMRESHVHDVQITKEAPNYRAE, encoded by the coding sequence ATGCGCCTATTAGGAAAAGCGCTCACCTTCGACGATGTGTTGCTGGTGCCGGCGTTCTCCCAGGTCCTTCCCAAGGACACCTCCCTCGCGACCCGCCTGTCCAGAAACATCTCGCTGAACCTTCCTTTGGTGTCCGCGGCCATGGACACGGTCACCGAGGCGCGCCTGGCGATCGCCATCGCCCAGGAAGGCGGCATGGGCATCGTCCACAAGAACCTCACCGCCAAGCAGCAGGCCGCCGAAGTGGCGCGCGTGAAGCGCTATGAGTCCGGTGTGCTGCGCGACCCGGTCGTCATCACCCCCTCGCATTCCGTGCGCCAGGTGTTGGACCTGTCGGAACAACTGGGCATTTCGGGCTTTCCGGTGATCGACGCCGGCAAGGTCGTCGGCATCGTCACCGGCCGCGACCTGCGCTTCGAAACCCGCTACGAGGTGCCCGTCAGCCAGATCATGACGCCGCGCGAGAAGCTGGTCACGGTGCGCGAGGGCACCAGTCCGGCCGAGGCCAAGGCGCTCCTGAACAAGCACAAGCTGGAACGCCTGCTGGTGATCAACGACGCCTTCGAGCTGAAGGGCCTGATCACGGTCAAGGACATCACCAAGCAGACCAGCTTTCCCAATGCCGCCCGCGATGCAGCCGGACGCCTGCGCGTGGGCGCCGCGGTAGGCGTGGGCGAGGGCACCGAGGAGCGTGTCGAGGCCTTGGTCAAGGCCGGCGTCGACGCCATCGTGGTCGACACCGCCCATGGCCACAGCAAGGGCGTGATCGAGCGCGTGCGCTGGGTCAAGCGCAACTATCCGGACGTCGACGTGATCGGCGGCAACATCGCCACCGGCGGGGCCGCGCGGGCGCTGGTCGAGGCCGGTGCCGACGCGGTCAAGGTCGGGATCGGCCCCGGCTCCATCTGCACCACCCGCATCGTCGCCGGCGTTGGCGTGCCGCAGGTCACCGCCATCGACAACGTCGCCACGGCGCTGGCCGGCACGGGCGTGCCGCTGATCGCCGACGGCGGCGTCCGCTACTCGGGCGACATCGCCAAGGCGATTGCCGCCGGCGCGAGCACCGTCATGATGGGCGGCATGTTCGCCGGCACCGAGGAGGCGCCGGGCGAGATCGTCCTGTACCAGGGCCGCAGCTACAAGAGCTACCGCGGCATGGGCTCGATCGGCGCCATGCAGCAGGGCAGCGCCGACCGCTACTTCCAGGAAGCGACCAGCGGCAACCCGAACGCCGACAAACTGGTGCCCGAGGGCATCGAAGGCCGCGTGCCGTACAAGGGCTCGCTGGTCACCATCGTCTTCCAGCTGGCCGGCGGCGTGCGCGCGGCCATGGGCTACTGCGGCTGCGCCACCATCGAGGACATGCGCAGCACCGCCGAATTCGTCCAGATCACCGCAGCCGGGATGCGCGAGAGCCACGTGCACGACGTGCAGATCACCAAGGAAGCGCCCAACTACCGCGCGGAATGA
- a CDS encoding LD-carboxypeptidase — MKKKIYVFSPSSAVRDKSVIRRGVQRLKALGHEVELDEAAFATRMRFAGDDEVRLAGIARATASGADVAITTRGGYGLTRLLPGIPYKQVAKAIDRGMVFVGLSDFTAFQNAVLAKTGAVTWAGPAVGEDFGVEGEPDDIMQACFEDLVSGQGEGTGWQLPRSEARAEPFEIQGLLWGGNLAMIASLVGTPWLPQARGGILFLEDIAEHPYRIERMLAQLLHAGVLARQKAILLGHFNNYKLYPHDRGYRFQTVVDWLRSQVKAPVFTGLPFGHVPTKVCLPVGEKVHLAVEGRDAFVLWGHRH; from the coding sequence GTGAAAAAGAAGATCTACGTTTTTTCCCCTTCCAGTGCCGTTCGCGACAAGTCCGTGATCCGCCGCGGCGTGCAGCGCCTCAAGGCCCTGGGCCACGAGGTGGAACTGGATGAAGCGGCATTTGCCACGCGCATGCGTTTCGCCGGTGACGACGAGGTGCGCCTGGCAGGCATCGCCCGCGCCACCGCCAGCGGCGCCGACGTGGCCATCACCACGCGCGGCGGCTACGGCCTCACGCGCCTGCTGCCGGGCATTCCCTACAAGCAGGTCGCCAAGGCGATCGATCGCGGCATGGTGTTCGTCGGCCTGAGCGACTTCACCGCCTTCCAGAACGCGGTGCTCGCCAAAACCGGCGCGGTCACCTGGGCCGGCCCGGCCGTCGGCGAGGACTTTGGCGTCGAGGGCGAACCCGACGACATCATGCAGGCCTGCTTCGAGGACCTGGTGAGCGGGCAGGGCGAGGGCACGGGCTGGCAACTGCCGCGCAGCGAGGCGCGCGCGGAGCCGTTCGAGATCCAGGGCCTGCTGTGGGGCGGCAACCTGGCGATGATCGCCTCCCTGGTCGGCACCCCCTGGCTGCCGCAGGCACGCGGCGGCATCCTGTTCCTGGAGGACATCGCCGAACACCCCTACCGGATCGAGCGAATGCTGGCCCAGCTTCTCCATGCCGGCGTGCTCGCGCGGCAGAAGGCCATCCTGCTCGGGCACTTCAACAACTACAAGCTCTATCCCCACGACCGCGGCTACCGTTTCCAGACGGTGGTCGACTGGCTGCGCTCGCAAGTCAAGGCGCCGGTCTTCACCGGCCTGCCGTTTGGCCACGTTCCGACCAAAGTCTGCCTGCCGGTGGGCGAAAAGGTTCACCTGGCGGTCGAAGGCCGCGATGCGTTCGTGCTTTGGGGACACCGCCACTGA
- the guaA gene encoding glutamine-hydrolyzing GMP synthase — MQHDKILILDFGSQVTQLIARRVREAHVYCEVHPCDVGDDWVRSFAADGRLKGVILSGSHASLWEDETLRAPRAVFELGIPVLGICFGMYAIAEALGGKVDSSQKREFGYAEVRARGHTRLLDGIQDYVTAEGHGMLHVWMSHGDKVTEMPAGFKLMASTPSCPIAGMADDERRIYGVQFHPEVTHTSQGRAILERFVLGICQAQPDWIMRDHIEEAVQAIRRQVGDEEVILGLSGGVDSSVAAALIHRAIGDQLTCVFVDHGLLRLNEGDMVMDMFAGKLHAKVVRVDASELFLGQLAGVSDPEAKRKIIGREFVEVFKAEAAKIKQTHSRQVAWLAQGTIYPDVIESGGAKSKKAVTIKSHHNVGGLPEQLGLKLLEPLRDLFKDEVRELGVALGLPPEMVYRHPFPGPGLGVRILGEVKKEYADLLRRADAIFIEELRNFEDPQTGKSWYDQTSQAFTVFLPVKSVGVMGDGRTYDYVVALRAVQTSDFMTADWAELPYALLKKVSSRIINEVRGINRVTYDVSSKPPATIEWE, encoded by the coding sequence ATGCAACACGACAAGATCCTTATTCTCGATTTCGGCTCGCAGGTCACGCAGCTGATCGCGCGCCGCGTGCGCGAGGCGCATGTGTACTGCGAAGTCCATCCCTGCGACGTGGGCGACGACTGGGTGCGCTCCTTCGCCGCGGACGGCCGGCTCAAAGGCGTGATCCTTTCGGGCAGCCACGCCAGCCTGTGGGAAGACGAGACCCTGCGCGCGCCGCGCGCGGTGTTCGAGCTCGGCATCCCGGTGCTGGGCATCTGCTTCGGCATGTACGCCATCGCCGAGGCGCTCGGCGGCAAGGTCGACAGCAGCCAGAAACGCGAGTTCGGCTACGCCGAAGTGCGGGCGCGCGGCCACACGAGGCTGCTGGATGGCATCCAGGACTACGTCACGGCCGAGGGCCACGGCATGCTGCACGTGTGGATGAGCCACGGCGACAAGGTCACCGAGATGCCGGCCGGCTTCAAGTTGATGGCCTCCACGCCCTCGTGCCCGATCGCCGGCATGGCCGACGACGAACGGCGCATCTACGGCGTGCAGTTCCACCCTGAAGTCACGCACACCTCGCAGGGCCGCGCGATTCTCGAGCGCTTCGTGCTGGGCATCTGCCAGGCGCAGCCGGACTGGATCATGCGCGACCACATTGAGGAGGCGGTGCAAGCGATCCGCCGCCAGGTCGGCGACGAGGAAGTGATCCTGGGCCTGTCGGGCGGCGTCGACTCCTCCGTGGCCGCGGCCCTGATCCACCGCGCCATCGGCGACCAGCTCACCTGCGTCTTCGTGGACCACGGCCTGCTGCGCCTGAACGAGGGGGACATGGTCATGGACATGTTCGCGGGCAAGCTGCACGCCAAGGTCGTGCGGGTGGACGCGAGCGAGCTGTTCCTGGGCCAGCTGGCGGGCGTGAGCGACCCCGAAGCCAAGCGCAAGATCATCGGCCGCGAATTCGTCGAGGTTTTCAAGGCCGAGGCCGCGAAGATCAAGCAGACGCACTCGCGCCAGGTGGCCTGGCTGGCGCAGGGCACCATCTACCCGGATGTGATCGAATCCGGCGGCGCCAAGAGCAAGAAGGCTGTCACGATCAAGAGCCACCACAACGTGGGCGGCTTGCCCGAGCAGCTCGGGCTGAAGCTGCTGGAGCCCCTGCGCGACCTGTTCAAGGACGAAGTGCGCGAACTGGGCGTGGCTTTGGGCCTGCCCCCCGAGATGGTGTACCGCCACCCGTTCCCCGGCCCCGGCCTGGGCGTGCGCATCCTGGGCGAAGTGAAGAAGGAATACGCCGACCTGCTGCGCCGGGCCGATGCCATCTTCATCGAGGAACTGCGTAATTTCGAGGATCCGCAGACCGGCAAGAGCTGGTACGACCAGACCAGCCAGGCCTTCACCGTGTTCCTGCCGGTCAAGAGCGTGGGCGTGATGGGCGATGGCCGCACCTACGACTACGTGGTGGCCCTGCGCGCGGTGCAGACCAGCGACTTCATGACCGCCGACTGGGCCGAGCTGCCGTACGCGCTGCTCAAGAAGGTGTCCAGCCGCATCATCAATGAGGTGCGCGGCATCAACCGCGTCACCTACGACGTCTCCAGCAAACCGCCGGCAACCATCGAGTGGGAGTAG
- a CDS encoding FMN-binding negative transcriptional regulator translates to MYLPPHFKSTDAKVAAQLMRSHPFASLVSIDDDGLPFITHLPLHLDGEGEPFVLWGHCAKPNPHWRYLQARPTAVVAFMGPHAYQSPKIYPDLARVPSWNYLAVHCKVEARLVETPEAKDALLKKLIGDHEPPYAEQWRGLGEEFAHKMLAGIVGFELRVREWQCKLKINQHRPESHAKLKAGYRSGSEDERELAHWMDRLGLGG, encoded by the coding sequence ATGTACCTGCCGCCGCACTTCAAATCCACGGACGCGAAGGTCGCGGCGCAGCTGATGCGCTCCCATCCGTTCGCCAGCCTCGTCTCCATCGACGACGACGGGCTGCCCTTCATCACCCACCTCCCGCTGCACCTGGACGGCGAGGGCGAGCCCTTCGTACTCTGGGGGCACTGCGCCAAGCCGAATCCGCACTGGCGCTACCTGCAGGCGCGGCCGACCGCCGTGGTGGCCTTCATGGGGCCGCATGCCTACCAGTCCCCGAAGATCTACCCGGACCTGGCCCGGGTGCCGAGCTGGAACTACCTCGCGGTGCATTGCAAGGTCGAGGCCCGGCTGGTCGAGACACCGGAAGCCAAGGATGCCCTGCTCAAGAAGCTGATCGGCGACCACGAGCCGCCGTACGCTGAACAATGGCGCGGCCTGGGCGAGGAATTCGCGCACAAGATGCTGGCCGGCATCGTGGGATTCGAGTTGCGCGTGCGCGAATGGCAGTGCAAGCTCAAGATCAACCAGCATCGGCCCGAGTCGCATGCCAAGCTGAAGGCGGGTTACCGGTCCGGCAGCGAGGACGAGCGCGAACTCGCGCACTGGATGGACCGGCTCGGCTTAGGAGGGTGA
- a CDS encoding DUF4124 domain-containing protein produces MSELQKNDCTRGPSVRFFCARNPRAVAYIAHLAPAGAGVRRYGRAKLPHMNQLIRATVIGMACVFAPVCFGQWMWVDKSGRKVFSDQPPGAEVPADKILKRPGGRPPESAAVPASAQAASAPSGASTASAAASAPQLTGKDKDLEEKRKQALAAEAEKKKAKEEEHAKARADNCERAKQGKQTLDSGVRLTQTNSKGEREFMDDTQRAAEVKRLDGIIARDCKAPG; encoded by the coding sequence ATGTCAGAGCTCCAAAAAAACGATTGTACTCGTGGCCCTTCGGTCCGCTTTTTCTGCGCCCGCAATCCACGGGCCGTGGCGTACATCGCACACCTCGCACCGGCCGGTGCTGGCGTTCGGCGATATGGCAGAGCTAAACTGCCGCACATGAATCAGTTGATCCGTGCCACGGTCATTGGAATGGCCTGCGTATTCGCGCCTGTTTGCTTCGGCCAGTGGATGTGGGTAGACAAGAGCGGCCGCAAGGTGTTCAGCGACCAGCCACCCGGCGCCGAAGTGCCGGCCGACAAGATCCTCAAGCGGCCCGGCGGCCGCCCTCCGGAATCCGCGGCCGTCCCGGCGTCCGCGCAGGCCGCCAGCGCTCCCAGCGGCGCGAGCACCGCCAGCGCCGCGGCGAGCGCCCCCCAACTGACCGGCAAGGACAAGGATCTCGAGGAAAAGCGCAAACAGGCGCTGGCCGCCGAGGCCGAAAAGAAGAAGGCCAAAGAGGAGGAGCACGCCAAGGCACGCGCCGACAATTGCGAGCGTGCCAAACAAGGCAAGCAGACCCTCGACTCGGGCGTGCGCCTGACGCAGACGAACAGCAAGGGCGAACGCGAGTTCATGGACGACACCCAGCGCGCGGCCGAAGTCAAGCGCCTGGACGGCATCATCGCCCGCGATTGCAAGGCGCCTGGCTGA
- a CDS encoding glutathione S-transferase family protein yields the protein MNRPTLYHCRQARSFRVLWMLEELGLDYELHLLPFPPRVHARGYLAINPLGTIPYYVDDDVRMTESSMICHYLAQRQSRPRLCIDPGEPGYAAYLNFVSYGEATLTFPLAVHLRYTRVEPEERRLPQAAEDYRRFFSGRLRWIEDPLQRNDYLCGERFTAADVSVGYALRLASTLGLEAAYTPAVKAYLARLEARPAFGRAVAAEGGTVGDPF from the coding sequence ATGAACCGCCCGACGCTCTACCACTGCCGCCAGGCCCGCTCGTTCCGTGTCCTGTGGATGCTCGAAGAACTCGGGCTGGACTACGAACTGCACCTGCTGCCGTTTCCGCCCCGGGTGCATGCCCGCGGGTACCTCGCGATCAACCCCCTGGGAACCATACCGTACTACGTCGATGATGACGTGCGGATGACGGAGTCCAGCATGATCTGCCACTACCTCGCGCAGCGGCAAAGCCGTCCCAGGCTTTGCATCGATCCCGGCGAACCGGGCTATGCCGCCTACCTGAACTTCGTCAGCTACGGCGAAGCCACGCTGACCTTTCCGCTGGCGGTGCATCTGCGCTACACGCGGGTGGAGCCCGAGGAACGCAGGCTGCCGCAGGCGGCCGAAGACTACCGGCGCTTCTTCAGCGGCCGCCTGCGATGGATCGAGGACCCATTGCAACGAAATGACTACCTCTGCGGCGAACGCTTCACCGCCGCCGACGTGTCGGTCGGGTACGCGCTGCGGCTAGCGAGCACTCTGGGCCTGGAGGCCGCGTACACACCCGCGGTCAAGGCCTACCTCGCTCGGCTCGAGGCCCGGCCGGCATTCGGCCGGGCGGTGGCTGCCGAAGGCGGCACGGTGGGCGATCCTTTCTGA